The following proteins come from a genomic window of Crassostrea angulata isolate pt1a10 chromosome 1, ASM2561291v2, whole genome shotgun sequence:
- the LOC128189867 gene encoding dual specificity tyrosine-phosphorylation-regulated kinase 4-like isoform X10: MMGYVMSQEDNSTQSPLNANLQQRSNRLNADGSKYQSSSQHISTKQSTAGAVPTHHSTQNKHKSGVSYTEGGKLVAAVAPTTTLPQLSNQNELKNSHQKQHHDNDANTLPQLNKKSESYTRQSSYSTINTGTPDRTKRDAYGNKLPMTPGEALKQFRSKLTAFEQTEILDYPEIWFLGLEAKKIEGVPGGAQNNGYDDENGSYIKVMHDHMVYRYEILEVLGKGSFGQVVKCYDHKTDQMVAVKIIRNKKRFHHQALVEVKILDALRRRDKDNQFNIIHMGEYFYFRNHLCITFELMGMNLYELIKKNNFQGFSIALIRRFAFSLLQCLKMLHRERIIHCDLKPENILLRQRGQSSIKVIDFGSSCYEHQRVYTYIQSRFYRSPEVILGLPYSMPIDMWSFGCILAELYTGYPLFPGENEVEQLACIMEVLGLPSGNVLDQATRRRLFFDSKGNPRCITNSKGKKRRVGSKDLQQAVKTCDANFLDFIRRCLEWDPNIRMTPEEALQHDWIKEGLVNRKARDSNRSQQKASHRPSPAVSDQNSDHHKPTDPYKVPAQVPGKERQKSDEWKVSLKERKQSAKRVPPVGASADHTHEEHSARGPHYFTAPSAKSTKGSARKEDSHNVVSEEVKSLAPGHPHHSKADPNNTEDSKFLPPIVK, from the exons AGCCCCCTGAATGCCAACCTCCAGCAGCGGTCCAACCGGCTGAATGCTGATGGCAGTAAATACCAATCGTCCTCCCAGCACATCTCCACCAAACAGAGCACCGCCGGGGCGGTACCCACCCACCACTCAACCCAGAACAAGCACAAGTCAGGCGTCTCCTACACAGAG GGTGGTAAGCTGGTAGCTGCTGTAGCCCCCACCACCACACTCCCTCAGCTGAGCAACCAGAATGAGTTAAAGAACTCGCACCAGAAGCAGCACCATGATAACGACGCTAACACGCTGCCGCAGCTCAACAAGAAGTCCGAGTCGTACACCCGCCAAAGTTCCTATTCCACCATCAACACGGGTACCCCCGACAGAACCAAGAGGGACGCGTACGGCAACAAGCTGCCAATGACTCCCGGGG AGGCATTAAAGCAGTTCAGAAGTAAATTGACAGCTTTTGAGCAGACAGAGATCTTAGATTACCCAGAAATCTGGTTCCTTGGTCTTGAGGCCAAGAAGATCGAAGGTGTTCCGGGCGGAGCTCAGAACAATGGCTACGATGATGAGAATGGCTCCTACATCAAG GTCATGCATGACCACATGGTGTATAGATATGAAATTCTCGAAGTGCTGGGTAAAGGCTCATTTGGTCAAGTGGTCAAATGCTATGACCACAAGACAGATCAGATGGTCGCTGTcaaaattatcagaaataaGAAAAG ATTTCACCACCAAGCTCTGGTCGAAGTCAAGATTCTGGACGCACTCCGTCGGCGAGACAAAGACAACCAATTCAACATCATCCACATGGGAGAATACTTCTATTTCCGCAATCATCTCTGTATCACATTTGAACTCATGGG gaTGAACTTGTATGAATTAATCAAGAAGAACAATTTTCAGGGATTCAGTATAGCTTTAATTCGTAGATTTGCCTTTTCTCTTCTCCAATGCCTTAAAATGTTACATCGAGAGAGAATAATACACTGTGATCTAAAGCCA GAAAACATATTACTACGACAACGAGGTCAAAGTTCCATTAAAGTCATAGACTTTGGATCCAGTTGTTACGAACACCAAAGAG tGTACACGTACATCCAGAGTCGGTTTTACCGCTCGCCCGAGGTGATCCTGGGGTTACCCTACTCCATGCCGATAGACATGTGGAGCTTTGGCTGTATCCTGGCGGAGCTGTACACGGGGTACCCCCTGTTCCCCGGGGAGAACGAGGTGGAGCAGCTGGCCTGTATCATGGAGGTCCTGGGACTCCCCAGTGGCAACGTGCTGGATCAGGCCACCAGGAGGCGCCTCTTCTTTG ATTCTAAAGGTAACCCGAGGTGTATCACGAACAGCAAAGGCAAGAAGAGGCGGGTCGGGTCGAAGGACCTTCAGCAGGCGGTCAAGACTTGTGATGCTAACTTCCTGGACTTTATCAGGAGATGTCTCGA ATGGGACCCTAATATCCGGATGACTCCGGAGGAGGCCCTGCAGCATGACTGGATCAAGGAGGGCTTGGTAAACAGGAAGGCAAGGGACTCCAACCGGTCGCAACAGAAGGCGTCCCACCGCCCGTCCCCTGCTGTGTCTGATCAGAACAGTGACCACCACAAGCCAACAGACCCCTACAAAGTCCCCGCACAGGTCCCTGGCAAAG AGCGTCAGAAGAGTGACGAATGGAAGGTCAGTCTAAAGGAGAGGAAACAGAGTGCCAAACGAGTTCCCCCTGTGGGGGCCTCGGCCGATCACACTCATGAGGAGCATAGTGCTAGAG GGCCCCATTATTTTACAGCTCCCAGTGCCAAGAGTACTAAGGGCAGCGCCAGGAAGGAGGATAGCCACAACGTGGTCAGTGAGGAGGTGAAGAGCCTGGCCCCGGGGCACCCCCACCACTCCAAGGCTGACCCAAACAACACAGAGGACTCAAAATTCTTGCCACCCATTGTGAAATAA
- the LOC128189867 gene encoding dual specificity tyrosine-phosphorylation-regulated kinase 4-like isoform X4 gives MSKPGKKKRYKKMKERSHLQQNTKHQYVQALQPLQLPLIVPLSTKSPLNANLQQRSNRLNADGSKYQSSSQHISTKQSTAGAVPTHHSTQNKHKSGVSYTEGGKLVAAVAPTTTLPQLSNQNELKNSHQKQHHDNDANTLPQLNKKSESYTRQSSYSTINTGTPDRTKRDAYGNKLPMTPGEALKQFRSKLTAFEQTEILDYPEIWFLGLEAKKIEGVPGGAQNNGYDDENGSYIKVMHDHMVYRYEILEVLGKGSFGQVVKCYDHKTDQMVAVKIIRNKKRFHHQALVEVKILDALRRRDKDNQFNIIHMGEYFYFRNHLCITFELMGMNLYELIKKNNFQGFSIALIRRFAFSLLQCLKMLHRERIIHCDLKPENILLRQRGQSSIKVIDFGSSCYEHQRVYTYIQSRFYRSPEVILGLPYSMPIDMWSFGCILAELYTGYPLFPGENEVEQLACIMEVLGLPSGNVLDQATRRRLFFDSKGNPRCITNSKGKKRRVGSKDLQQAVKTCDANFLDFIRRCLEWDPNIRMTPEEALQHDWIKEGLVNRKARDSNRSQQKASHRPSPAVSDQNSDHHKPTDPYKVPAQVPGKERQKSDEWKVSLKERKQSAKRVPPVGASADHTHEEHSARGPHYFTAPSAKSTKGSARKEDSHNVVSEEVKSLAPGHPHHSKADPNNTEDSKFLPPIVK, from the exons AGCCCCCTGAATGCCAACCTCCAGCAGCGGTCCAACCGGCTGAATGCTGATGGCAGTAAATACCAATCGTCCTCCCAGCACATCTCCACCAAACAGAGCACCGCCGGGGCGGTACCCACCCACCACTCAACCCAGAACAAGCACAAGTCAGGCGTCTCCTACACAGAG GGTGGTAAGCTGGTAGCTGCTGTAGCCCCCACCACCACACTCCCTCAGCTGAGCAACCAGAATGAGTTAAAGAACTCGCACCAGAAGCAGCACCATGATAACGACGCTAACACGCTGCCGCAGCTCAACAAGAAGTCCGAGTCGTACACCCGCCAAAGTTCCTATTCCACCATCAACACGGGTACCCCCGACAGAACCAAGAGGGACGCGTACGGCAACAAGCTGCCAATGACTCCCGGGG AGGCATTAAAGCAGTTCAGAAGTAAATTGACAGCTTTTGAGCAGACAGAGATCTTAGATTACCCAGAAATCTGGTTCCTTGGTCTTGAGGCCAAGAAGATCGAAGGTGTTCCGGGCGGAGCTCAGAACAATGGCTACGATGATGAGAATGGCTCCTACATCAAG GTCATGCATGACCACATGGTGTATAGATATGAAATTCTCGAAGTGCTGGGTAAAGGCTCATTTGGTCAAGTGGTCAAATGCTATGACCACAAGACAGATCAGATGGTCGCTGTcaaaattatcagaaataaGAAAAG ATTTCACCACCAAGCTCTGGTCGAAGTCAAGATTCTGGACGCACTCCGTCGGCGAGACAAAGACAACCAATTCAACATCATCCACATGGGAGAATACTTCTATTTCCGCAATCATCTCTGTATCACATTTGAACTCATGGG gaTGAACTTGTATGAATTAATCAAGAAGAACAATTTTCAGGGATTCAGTATAGCTTTAATTCGTAGATTTGCCTTTTCTCTTCTCCAATGCCTTAAAATGTTACATCGAGAGAGAATAATACACTGTGATCTAAAGCCA GAAAACATATTACTACGACAACGAGGTCAAAGTTCCATTAAAGTCATAGACTTTGGATCCAGTTGTTACGAACACCAAAGAG tGTACACGTACATCCAGAGTCGGTTTTACCGCTCGCCCGAGGTGATCCTGGGGTTACCCTACTCCATGCCGATAGACATGTGGAGCTTTGGCTGTATCCTGGCGGAGCTGTACACGGGGTACCCCCTGTTCCCCGGGGAGAACGAGGTGGAGCAGCTGGCCTGTATCATGGAGGTCCTGGGACTCCCCAGTGGCAACGTGCTGGATCAGGCCACCAGGAGGCGCCTCTTCTTTG ATTCTAAAGGTAACCCGAGGTGTATCACGAACAGCAAAGGCAAGAAGAGGCGGGTCGGGTCGAAGGACCTTCAGCAGGCGGTCAAGACTTGTGATGCTAACTTCCTGGACTTTATCAGGAGATGTCTCGA ATGGGACCCTAATATCCGGATGACTCCGGAGGAGGCCCTGCAGCATGACTGGATCAAGGAGGGCTTGGTAAACAGGAAGGCAAGGGACTCCAACCGGTCGCAACAGAAGGCGTCCCACCGCCCGTCCCCTGCTGTGTCTGATCAGAACAGTGACCACCACAAGCCAACAGACCCCTACAAAGTCCCCGCACAGGTCCCTGGCAAAG AGCGTCAGAAGAGTGACGAATGGAAGGTCAGTCTAAAGGAGAGGAAACAGAGTGCCAAACGAGTTCCCCCTGTGGGGGCCTCGGCCGATCACACTCATGAGGAGCATAGTGCTAGAG GGCCCCATTATTTTACAGCTCCCAGTGCCAAGAGTACTAAGGGCAGCGCCAGGAAGGAGGATAGCCACAACGTGGTCAGTGAGGAGGTGAAGAGCCTGGCCCCGGGGCACCCCCACCACTCCAAGGCTGACCCAAACAACACAGAGGACTCAAAATTCTTGCCACCCATTGTGAAATAA
- the LOC128189867 gene encoding dual specificity tyrosine-phosphorylation-regulated kinase 4-like isoform X6, whose protein sequence is MIGADYSYVMGNMVQVAGRMIIIQQIPPPHSPLNANLQQRSNRLNADGSKYQSSSQHISTKQSTAGAVPTHHSTQNKHKSGVSYTEGGKLVAAVAPTTTLPQLSNQNELKNSHQKQHHDNDANTLPQLNKKSESYTRQSSYSTINTGTPDRTKRDAYGNKLPMTPGEALKQFRSKLTAFEQTEILDYPEIWFLGLEAKKIEGVPGGAQNNGYDDENGSYIKVMHDHMVYRYEILEVLGKGSFGQVVKCYDHKTDQMVAVKIIRNKKRFHHQALVEVKILDALRRRDKDNQFNIIHMGEYFYFRNHLCITFELMGMNLYELIKKNNFQGFSIALIRRFAFSLLQCLKMLHRERIIHCDLKPENILLRQRGQSSIKVIDFGSSCYEHQRVYTYIQSRFYRSPEVILGLPYSMPIDMWSFGCILAELYTGYPLFPGENEVEQLACIMEVLGLPSGNVLDQATRRRLFFDSKGNPRCITNSKGKKRRVGSKDLQQAVKTCDANFLDFIRRCLEWDPNIRMTPEEALQHDWIKEGLVNRKARDSNRSQQKASHRPSPAVSDQNSDHHKPTDPYKVPAQVPGKERQKSDEWKVSLKERKQSAKRVPPVGASADHTHEEHSARGPHYFTAPSAKSTKGSARKEDSHNVVSEEVKSLAPGHPHHSKADPNNTEDSKFLPPIVK, encoded by the exons AGCCCCCTGAATGCCAACCTCCAGCAGCGGTCCAACCGGCTGAATGCTGATGGCAGTAAATACCAATCGTCCTCCCAGCACATCTCCACCAAACAGAGCACCGCCGGGGCGGTACCCACCCACCACTCAACCCAGAACAAGCACAAGTCAGGCGTCTCCTACACAGAG GGTGGTAAGCTGGTAGCTGCTGTAGCCCCCACCACCACACTCCCTCAGCTGAGCAACCAGAATGAGTTAAAGAACTCGCACCAGAAGCAGCACCATGATAACGACGCTAACACGCTGCCGCAGCTCAACAAGAAGTCCGAGTCGTACACCCGCCAAAGTTCCTATTCCACCATCAACACGGGTACCCCCGACAGAACCAAGAGGGACGCGTACGGCAACAAGCTGCCAATGACTCCCGGGG AGGCATTAAAGCAGTTCAGAAGTAAATTGACAGCTTTTGAGCAGACAGAGATCTTAGATTACCCAGAAATCTGGTTCCTTGGTCTTGAGGCCAAGAAGATCGAAGGTGTTCCGGGCGGAGCTCAGAACAATGGCTACGATGATGAGAATGGCTCCTACATCAAG GTCATGCATGACCACATGGTGTATAGATATGAAATTCTCGAAGTGCTGGGTAAAGGCTCATTTGGTCAAGTGGTCAAATGCTATGACCACAAGACAGATCAGATGGTCGCTGTcaaaattatcagaaataaGAAAAG ATTTCACCACCAAGCTCTGGTCGAAGTCAAGATTCTGGACGCACTCCGTCGGCGAGACAAAGACAACCAATTCAACATCATCCACATGGGAGAATACTTCTATTTCCGCAATCATCTCTGTATCACATTTGAACTCATGGG gaTGAACTTGTATGAATTAATCAAGAAGAACAATTTTCAGGGATTCAGTATAGCTTTAATTCGTAGATTTGCCTTTTCTCTTCTCCAATGCCTTAAAATGTTACATCGAGAGAGAATAATACACTGTGATCTAAAGCCA GAAAACATATTACTACGACAACGAGGTCAAAGTTCCATTAAAGTCATAGACTTTGGATCCAGTTGTTACGAACACCAAAGAG tGTACACGTACATCCAGAGTCGGTTTTACCGCTCGCCCGAGGTGATCCTGGGGTTACCCTACTCCATGCCGATAGACATGTGGAGCTTTGGCTGTATCCTGGCGGAGCTGTACACGGGGTACCCCCTGTTCCCCGGGGAGAACGAGGTGGAGCAGCTGGCCTGTATCATGGAGGTCCTGGGACTCCCCAGTGGCAACGTGCTGGATCAGGCCACCAGGAGGCGCCTCTTCTTTG ATTCTAAAGGTAACCCGAGGTGTATCACGAACAGCAAAGGCAAGAAGAGGCGGGTCGGGTCGAAGGACCTTCAGCAGGCGGTCAAGACTTGTGATGCTAACTTCCTGGACTTTATCAGGAGATGTCTCGA ATGGGACCCTAATATCCGGATGACTCCGGAGGAGGCCCTGCAGCATGACTGGATCAAGGAGGGCTTGGTAAACAGGAAGGCAAGGGACTCCAACCGGTCGCAACAGAAGGCGTCCCACCGCCCGTCCCCTGCTGTGTCTGATCAGAACAGTGACCACCACAAGCCAACAGACCCCTACAAAGTCCCCGCACAGGTCCCTGGCAAAG AGCGTCAGAAGAGTGACGAATGGAAGGTCAGTCTAAAGGAGAGGAAACAGAGTGCCAAACGAGTTCCCCCTGTGGGGGCCTCGGCCGATCACACTCATGAGGAGCATAGTGCTAGAG GGCCCCATTATTTTACAGCTCCCAGTGCCAAGAGTACTAAGGGCAGCGCCAGGAAGGAGGATAGCCACAACGTGGTCAGTGAGGAGGTGAAGAGCCTGGCCCCGGGGCACCCCCACCACTCCAAGGCTGACCCAAACAACACAGAGGACTCAAAATTCTTGCCACCCATTGTGAAATAA